The segment TATTTTCAATATTTCACGCTCCTTTGCATACAAAAAAGACAGTTTCAATTAAGAAACTGTCTTCTATCTTAAATTTTAAATATTTATTTTAGATAAAAATTATATAATCCAGAAATATTCTTACTACAAATAATTCTTTTTTGCACAGGATATTACATTTTCATAAACGCCTTGCTTTTGATTTGCCATATCCATCTCCATAAAAATATTCATAACAGTGTTTTAAAACGTCGTTATAAATACATAAAATTAATATTGTGTCAATAATATGATGAGAAAAAATCAATTAAAATATATTGTATACATATTAACGTTATGCTACAATATATAAGCATTTCACTTATCTATATAAAAAAATCTAACAAAAATTCACCGCGGCTAATTATCTATTCATAAGGAGGTATATATTTTGATAAAAGTTAAAGGACTTACAAAAACCTTTAAAGTCTCCAAAAGAAATAATGGACTGAAAGAAGCTATGAAATCTTTATTCAGCAGAAAGTATGAATTAGTCAGTGCTCTTAAAAATGTATCTTTTACTATTAACGAAGGAGAAACGGTTGGATATATTGGACCAAATGGAGCCGGAAAAAGTACCACTATAAAAATTATGAGTGGAATATTAAATCCAGACAGCGGACAATGTATCATAAACGGAAGGAATCCTTGGAAAGACAGAATAAATCATGTAAAAGACATAGGCGTAGTATTCGGTCAAAGATCTCAACTTTGGTGGGATGTACCAGTCATAGATTCCTTTGAACTTATAAAAGATATTTATAAAGTCCCTGAAAATCAGTACAAAAGAAACATAAATGAACTTATTGAATTACTTAACCTTTGTGAAATAATTAAAACTCCAACAAGGCAGTTAAGTTTAGGGCAAAGAATGAGATGTGAAATTGCTGC is part of the Haloimpatiens sp. FM7315 genome and harbors:
- a CDS encoding ATP-binding cassette domain-containing protein; its protein translation is MIKVKGLTKTFKVSKRNNGLKEAMKSLFSRKYELVSALKNVSFTINEGETVGYIGPNGAGKSTTIKIMSGILNPDSGQCIINGRNPWKDRINHVKDIGVVFGQRSQLWWDVPVIDSFELIKDIYKVPENQYKRNINELIELLNLCEIIKTPTRQLSLGQRMRCEIAASLIHNPKILFLDEPTIGLDAISKIAVRDFIKSINKERKTTVILTTHDTQDIEALTKRIILIGKGQVLLDGQLDDLKDRFTKERTITISYFGNLKNVCYGLKILKKYSGRAVIQIDTSKISVSKSIGFLSSIVEISDVEVNKTTVEDVVVGLYKEYKI